GCTGCGTACGGCACCGTCGTCGACGTCTCTCAAGGAACAGTTCATCGATGCTGGAATCATCGATCCGATTCAAACGGTCGACGAGGGAATCGTCGCCCTCGAAGAGTTGAACGAGTCGGTCAAGAGGCAAGCGCGCACGCTTGCAGAGACGACAGAAGTCAGTACAGAGACGGAATTAGAGAGCGATGCACTCGTCTCTCTGGTTGCGTCATTCAGCAATGCGCTCTCTGAACTGGCGGATAGCGCAGAATCTCGCGCCGACGCAATCGCTGCTGACGATACGGACTGGGAAGAGATAATCGATCAAGTGGCGAGTGACGAAGAGTGGTTGACTGCGGTTGAGGATCGATGGGACTCCAGAGAATCCTACCTGTTACAACTCGACGGGCTACTGCGATTCAGAGAGCTGGAGATTGACTGGCTTAGCCAGTCGTTCTACGACGCACTTGACCAGCTGAGCCAACAGCTCGAAAACGAGTCTGGTCGGGAGTGGTGGACGCAGGAGGGTTGGCAGTCCTTCGATCAGTCACTAGATGCCCGGTTGACCGCAATCTCGGCGCTTGAAGAGGATTGGTCGGCTCAAGTGGCTGAAACCAACGCGAAATCACTAGTGACGGAACTCGAGGGACACCAATGGCTGATCCCGCCCCTACAGCTCCCTGAGCACAGCGTTCACGATGGATTCCAGTCCGGATATCTCCGCCCACTTCGGCACTTCAGAGATACCCACGAAAGCATCCAAGTCTGTATTAGTGCGTTAACGAACCGGGAACCAGGAACTCACGACGAGCGTACATTGAAACGAGCGCTCGGGACGGTATCCTCAACGACGGATTGGGATAGCCTCACTGAGGACCGAGTCGACACGTATCGAGAAAAGTACGAGACTGTAGAGCAGTTGGTCGGTGGGACTCGACCCGAGGAAATCGAAGGCGTAGGTGTGCTATTCGGCGATGAATCTGCACTCAAGGGCCAATTTGAGCGTCTCGTGAAGTCGAGGAAGCCGACGATTGAACAGATCGATGGAGGTGTGATTATCAAATGACGTCGACGCGAAACCCGCTCAAGAGATTCACCGAGGAATTGGTCGACTTCGCAAGTGGCGAACGGCGGGGAATTCGAAATCCCTTCGTCATGGTGCCAGTCGAACCATCTGTTGAACACCGGGTTACGGAACGGTTAGTTCAGTGGGCAGACCCCGAAACACCAGATACACTGACGAACTGGGCTGGCATCGAGAACCAGGCCGGCAACGAACTCACAGTCGAGTGTGTTCGGCTCGATCACCTGATGCCCGAGACGCGTGTTTTCGAAACCACACTCGATCTCGGGCCTCTTGAGCGGACCACCACGAACGCAGTAACGGAGACACTCGAAACGAGTTTGGCTGACGAACTCATCGGGAAACTCGTCGAAGGACAACTCAAAGGCGAGAACGCGCAGCAGCATATCCTTCTGCTGGTGAACCTCGGAAGCCTCTATCCGTTCACCCGCGCCTCAGAGCTGCTCGATGAGATGGACCGCCGAAACGTGAATACTACAATCGGAATCCCGTTCCCTGGTTCGATTAGAGGCGGGAAATTGAGCTTCTT
This DNA window, taken from Natronorubrum tibetense GA33, encodes the following:
- a CDS encoding BREX protein BrxB domain-containing protein is translated as MTSTRNPLKRFTEELVDFASGERRGIRNPFVMVPVEPSVEHRVTERLVQWADPETPDTLTNWAGIENQAGNELTVECVRLDHLMPETRVFETTLDLGPLERTTTNAVTETLETSLADELIGKLVEGQLKGENAQQHILLLVNLGSLYPFTRASELLDEMDRRNVNTTIGIPFPGSIRGGKLSFFNEDARHYYPAHRIDEKITEVYLDD